The genomic stretch CCAGCATAGAGGTACCACTCATAGGTGTTGAGGATACGAGGAAAGCGCTGGGTGATTTAGCTGTAGCCCTCTACGGAAATCCAGCCCAGGGAATGTCTCTTGTTGGTGTAACCGGTACGAACGGGAAGACGACGACTACCTATATTTTAGAGAATATTATAACATGCGCTGGGGGGAAACCAGGGGTCATTGGCACAATAAATTATCGTTTCGGTGGTAATGAGATAGCTGCAACACACACAACCCCCGAACCGGTTAATCTGCAAAAAACATTACGTTTGATGAAGGATAGTGGTGTGACTCATGTAGTCATGGAAGTGTCGTCTCATGCCTTGGAGCAGAAACGGCTGGAGGGCTTGAAGTTTGATGCTGCACTTTTTACCAACTTGACTCGCGATCATCTTGATTACCACGCTGACATGGAGTCGTATTATTCTGCTAAAAAAAAGCTTTTCACTGAGTACCTGAAAGATGGCGGGTTTGCCTGCCTTATTTTAGACGAAGATAGCAGCGCTGCTACCGGCAATGAAAACTGGGGAGAGCGTTTAGCCAAGGAGTTACAATGTTGCGCAGGTGCCAATGGGGATCAACCATTAATAAATGTTCAAACCTGCGGTAAAAACCAACAGGCCGATATCCATGTTGAACTCCAGAAATCAAGTTTCAGCGGGCTTTGCGGATCAATTTACGCCAAGACAAAACGCATCGACTTTACCTCGCAACTTGTTGGTGACTTTAACGCCAAAAACATTTTAGGCGCGGGGGCTGTCGCAATTAGCCTCGGCTTTGACCAAAAGGCAATTGGAGCAGGAATCAGTGGGGTCACTGTGGTTCCTGGAAGAATGGAAAGAGTCTGTTTCTCGCCGGGTCAAAACAACGTAGAGGCTTTAACGGTCTTTGTTGACTATGCCCATACGCCAGACGCCTTGGAAAATGTTCTTAACGCGGTTCAAATTATAAAGAAGGAGAGAATCTTTCTGGTCTTTGGTTGTGGTGGTGATAGAGATCAGGGCAAACGATTTCTGATGGGAGAGATTGCCGGTAGGTTGGCAGATGTTGTTGTAGTAACAACAGACAACTCGCGTACAGAAGAAGCTGACGAAATAATACGTGAGATTTGCCGGGGAGTTGAGTCTTCAAGTAAAATGCAAACCCATTATGATAAAAACGGAACAATCAAAAATGGGTACATTGCGGTTCGTGATCGAAGTGAAGCTATTCGAATTGCTATAAACTGTGCAGGAAAGGGAGATGTTATTCTGGTATGTGGTAAGGGACATGAAAACTACCAGATAACAAAAGAGGGAAAGGTGTTTTTCGATGATCGACAGGAAGTTCGTAGGTATTTAGCGAATGTCCACTAATGGTCAGCGTTACCGTGCAGGGTAATGCCAAGGGGGAAATATGGAAGCCGTAATGTCTTCAATGCAAAACAGATTTGCAGGGTCAACTACAATTGTTGAGGCAGGATTTGGGTACGGATTTGCAACAAAGGAAAACCCATCCTGGACATTAAATCAAATTCTTCTAGCAACCGGCGGCAGATTGGTTTCCGGTAGCGCCCACGCTGGTTTCCGTAGTATCTCTACCGATAGCAGGGCGATCAAGCCGGGTGATATGTTTTTGGCACTGGTTGGTGATAATTTCGACGGAACCGCTTTTGTTGGGCAGGCTATAAAAAAAGGTGCCGCCGGGGTGATAGTAACTAAATCGATTGAGAGTTACCTGCCAGTTCCTGTTGTGCAGGTTGAGAACACATTACTCGCATTAGGTGATTTGGCCCGGTATCGCAGGAACTTGCTGCGGGGCATAAAAGTGATTGCCTTAACCGGAAGCTCTGGGAAGACCACAGTCAAGGAGATGACTGCATCTATCTTGGAGAAACGCGGCAATGTCTTAAAGACGCAGGGCAATTTTAATAATTTAGTGGGCCTTCCGCTTTCTCTTCTTCCTGTTAATTATCGACATGAGTACGTTGTACTCGAAATGGGGATGAACAGGCCAGGTGAAATCGCACGGCTCGCAGAGATTGCCGATCCTGATATTGTCTGCATTAACAACGTGCAGGCAGCCC from Desulfobulbaceae bacterium encodes the following:
- a CDS encoding UDP-N-acetylmuramoyl-L-alanyl-D-glutamate--2,6-diaminopimelate ligase — encoded protein: MKSLMDILAHLEIAVSTKDYDKIGVHEITSDSRQVTPGTLFVAINGGAVDGHEFIDRAICNGCVAVVADRRWAAENRTSIEVPLIGVEDTRKALGDLAVALYGNPAQGMSLVGVTGTNGKTTTTYILENIITCAGGKPGVIGTINYRFGGNEIAATHTTPEPVNLQKTLRLMKDSGVTHVVMEVSSHALEQKRLEGLKFDAALFTNLTRDHLDYHADMESYYSAKKKLFTEYLKDGGFACLILDEDSSAATGNENWGERLAKELQCCAGANGDQPLINVQTCGKNQQADIHVELQKSSFSGLCGSIYAKTKRIDFTSQLVGDFNAKNILGAGAVAISLGFDQKAIGAGISGVTVVPGRMERVCFSPGQNNVEALTVFVDYAHTPDALENVLNAVQIIKKERIFLVFGCGGDRDQGKRFLMGEIAGRLADVVVVTTDNSRTEEADEIIREICRGVESSSKMQTHYDKNGTIKNGYIAVRDRSEAIRIAINCAGKGDVILVCGKGHENYQITKEGKVFFDDRQEVRRYLANVH